The following proteins come from a genomic window of Pieris napi chromosome 15, ilPieNapi1.2, whole genome shotgun sequence:
- the LOC125056387 gene encoding uncharacterized protein C6orf132 homolog has translation MVCKEDVVSWFKELESYKRIDAMCTLLNMCLPFELRFIGTYLEELGKRDFQELRGAELRANNPTDLAADIGGADTDSRTRRKMALYVSLLRSCNFACATTLYNAMVNLEQSGLLKGLYGDLLEEILLLYTMALHHPAFTFDQKSHFGEILDKLKLEDQRLQFQEHQEHLNVVPVSGCHTQSNVTLNMSIPPPNIPNLGPPPGLMFVKTSGVQPNSSEAVPEISSPPVLNTGGLQILPDVPHPPPGLPIPQYNIGEFIGPHTWPANIIVSPLNPPMEVINYQATGGPPPSPLVSSPGDSRAASPRSRRRLSRDRSPPLPEPPIQHLSANFDSLSVGELRHTIGEERLREISAVHQYRSLEKLNGVRRRAAYCPPATSSDSSSTGSTPPGTPAPPQRRHTPSAPPPGTAPPVPFIQYPRPYPYPTPPPAYRPPPAPFANGEPPPYPAPAPYAGYVPVLYAPPKLSCWNCGAAGHAGHECKEPSMEEMTRAGGYQLDFGGAPPEATDK, from the exons ATGGTTTGCAAAGAGGACGTGGTATCATGGTTTAAAGAATTGGAAAGCTATAAACGTATAGACGCAATGTGTACATTACTAAATATGTGCTTGCCATTCGAATTACGTTTTATCGGGACGTACTTAGAAGAGCTCGGTAAACGAGACTTTCAGGAGTTGCGTGGAGCGGAACTTAGGGCCAATAATCCAACAGATCTTGCCGCCGATATTGGAGGAGCTGATACAGACTCCAGAACACGACGAAAAATGGCACTTTATGTCTCTCTGTTAAGGTCATGTAATTTTGCATGTGCTACAACATTGTACAATGCCATGGTAAACTTAGAACAAAGTGGCCTTCTCAAAGGTCTATATGGCGATCTGCTTGAAGAAATATTGCTGTTATATACTATGGCTCTTCACCATCCAGCATTTACATTTGACCAAAAGTCACATTTTGGTGAAATATTAGATAAGCTGAAATTGGAAGATCAACGGCTACAATTTCAAGAGCATCAAGAACATCTCAATGTAGTCCCAGTGAGTGGTTGCCATACTCAATCCAATGTTACTCTAAACATGTCAATTCCACCTCCAAATATACCAAATTTGGGGCCTCCTCCTGGTTTAATGTTTGTGAAGACGTCTGGAGTTCAG CCCAACAGCTCAGAAGCAGTGCCAGAAATCAGTTCACCACCAGTGCTCAATACGGGCGGACTGCAGATATTACCTGATGTGCCTCATCCACCGCCTGGTTTGCCAATACCACAATATAACATAGGCGAATTCATAGGACCGCACACATGGCCAGCTAATATTATAGTATCTCCACTTAATCCGCCAATGGAG GTAATAAATTACCAAGCAACTGGTGGTCCTCCACCTTCACCACTAGTATCTTCTCCTGGGGACAGTCGTGCCGCATCGCCTCGATCTCGTCGCCGTTTATCACGTGACCGTTCACCGCCGCTGCCAGAGCCGCCTATACAACATCTATCTGCTAACTTTGACAGTCTTTCTGTTGGAGAG TTGCGACATACAATCGGCGAGGAACGTCTCCGTGAAATCAGTGCGGTACACCAGTACCGGTCGCTGGAGAAACTAAACGGGGTGAGACGACGGGCAGCCTACTGTCCCCCTGCGACCTCGTCGGACTCCTCAAGTACGGGATCCACACCCCCCGGGACCCCTGCGCCCCCGCAGCGTCGTCACACGCCCTCCGCACCGCCCCCCGGAACTGCCCCGCCCGTGCCCTTCATACAGTACCCGCGCCCCTATCCGTACCCCACGCCGCCTCCCGCGTACCGTCCGCCGCCCGCGCCTTTCGCGAATGGTGAACCGCCGCCTTATCCCGCCCCTGCCCCCTACGCAGGATACGTGCCCGTCCTATACGCGCCCCCCAAGCTCTCTTGCTGGAACTGCGGCGCTGCGGGACACGCCGGACATGAATGCAAAGAACCTAGTATGGAAGAAATGACCCGCGCGGGGGGCTATCAGTTAGATTTCGGCGGTGCCCCCCCTGAAGCGACGGATAAATAG
- the LOC125056389 gene encoding dynein axonemal assembly factor 6 isoform X1: MVEFTAAQLEKLTELMRAPEPEILQGDDLSSTGYEITSTRNSISTMKEVTKTPKTIEEYEALEAEEADQLSKVGAGIPDKKTPSYTMNYQQSVSAEDVFLQIGPKTPSTASCENLIVRVKMPGDKKENVDLSVDATSVTVTSSQFHLKLPLPHAINPDTSKANWDTTEETLVLTLKLDREFDFVNF, from the exons atgGTAGAGTTTACAGCAGCCCAGCTCGAGAAGCTAACAGAATTGATGAGAGCTCCAGAACCAGAAATACTACAAGGAGATGATCTTTCTTCAACAG GTTATGAAATAACTTCAACCAGAAATAGTATTTCCACTATGAAAGAGGTTACAAAAACCccaaaaacaattgaagaaTATGAGGCTCTTGAGGCTGAAGAAGCTGATCAATTATCAAAAGTTGGAGCTGGTATTCCAGATAAGAAAACTCCATCGTATACTATGAATTATCAGCAGTCTGTTAGTGCGGAAGATGTTTTTCTCCAG ATTGGTCCCAAAACACCATCGACGGCTAGCTGTGAAAACCTCATTGTGAGGGTCAAAATGCCCggtgataaaaaagaaaatgtagaTCTTAGCGTTGATGCAACGAGCGTTACTGTCACTTCATCTCAATTTCATCTGAAGCTGCCCTTACCTCATGCGATCAACCCTGACACGTCAAAAGCCAACTGGGATACAACAGAAGAAACCTTGGTTCTTACTTTGAAACTGGATAGGGAATTTGATTTTGTgaacttctaa
- the LOC125056388 gene encoding probable 26S proteasome non-ATPase regulatory subunit 3, translating to MAPVEQDVEMKNVDSPAAASDADANEVKKDADVLTVQDLREHVRQIDKAVTSKEPRFALRVLRSLPGTRRKLNGNVLRAIINQLYPAGTEKETIITFVEQPLPGSVEIEAPRARSAPKPPVPEVDAYIHLLVLVRMLDTNKLEEATECSQQLISKVTAQNRRTLDLIAAKCYFYHSRVFELTNKLDLIRGLLHARLRTSTLRNDYEGQAVLINCLLRNYLHYALYDQADKLVSKSVFPENASNNEWARFLYYLGRIKAARLEYSDAHKHLVQALRKAPQTAAVGFRQTVQKLAIVVELLLGDIPERAIFRQSQLRKALAPYFQLTQAVRLGNLQRFGEVLENFGPQFRSDHTFTLILRLRQNVIKTAIRSIGLSYSRISPKDIARKLGLDSSEDAEFIVAKAIRDGVIEATIDPEKGYMSNKESSDLYCTREPQLAFHQRISFCLELHNQSVKAMRYPPKSYGKELESAEERREREQQDLELAKEMAEEDDDGFP from the coding sequence atgGCTCCAGTTGAACAAGATGTTGAAATGAAGAACGTTGATAGTCCTGCAGCAGCAAGTGACGCCGATGCGAATGAGGTAAAAAAGGATGCTGATGTGCTCACAGTTCAAGACCTCCGGGAACATGTGAGGCAAATCGACAAAGCAGTAACGTCAAAGGAACCAAGATTTGCGTTAAGAGTACTTCGATCGCTTCCAGGTACCagaagaaaactaaatggcaaTGTTTTACGTGCTATTATAAACCAACTCTATCCGGCTGGAACTGAGAAAGAAACTATAATTACCTTTGTTGAGCAACCTCTACCTGGTTCTGTGGAGATTGAAGCACCGCGGGCCCGAAGTGCTCCTAAGCCTCCAGTTCCAGAAGTTGATGCCTATATACATCTTTTGGTGTTAGTGCGTATGCTTGACACAAATAAATTGGAAGAGGCAACAGAATGTTCACAGCAACTGATTTCTAAAGTAACGGCTCAGAACAGGAGGACATTGGACCTCATTGCTGCCAAATGTTATTTCTATCATTCCCGAGTCTTTGAACTCACTAACAAATTGGATCTTATTAGGGGCCTACTTCATGCTCGCCTCCGTACTTCAACATTACGTAATGATTATGAGGGACAagctgttttaataaattgcctTTTAAGGAACTATTTACACTATGCTTTATATGATCAAGCTGATAAATTAGTCAGCAAATCTGTTTTTCCAGAAAATGCTAGTAACAATGAATGGGCTAGATTCTTATATTACTTAGGAAGAATAAAGGCTGCTCGTCTTGAATACAGTGATGCTCACAAACATCTTGTACAAGCCTTAAGGAAGGCTCCACAAACAGCTGCTGTTGGTTTCCGTCAAACTGTTCAAAAACTTGCTATTGTTGTGGAACTTCTCTTGGGAGATATCCCTGAAAGGGCCATCTTCAGACAGTCACAGTTGAGAAAGGCCTTAGCACCTTACTTCCAACTTACTCAAGCCGTGCGGCTAGGTAATTTGCAAAGGTTTGGTGAAGTTTTAGAGAATTTTGGACCTCAATTTCGCTCTGATCACACATTTACTTTGATTCTCCGTCTGCGTCAAAACGTTATCAAAACTGCAATAAGGTCTATTGGCCTGTCATACTCTCGCATTTCTCCTAAAGATATTGCTCGAAAACTTGGTCTTGATTCTTCTGAAGATGCAGAGTTTATTGTTGCTAAAGCTATAAGAGATGGAGTAATTGAAGCAACCATTGATCCAGAGAAGGGTTACATGAGCAACAAGGAAAGTTCTGATTTGTACTGCACTAGGGAGCCACAGTTAGCCTTTCATCAGCGTATATCATTCTGCTTGGAACTCCACAATCAAAGTGTTAAAGCTATGAGATATCCTCCAAAGTCATATGGTAAAGAATTAGAGAGTGCTGAAGAAAGACGGGAACGGGAGCAACAAGACTTAGAGTTAGCTAAGGAGATGGCAGAAGAGGATGATGATGGCTTTccttaa
- the LOC125056622 gene encoding serotriflin-like translates to MMPWKLIFWFGLFIFLNSIAMLQSVRTWSDKQLFPSNKIPEDGLSTRRSVVRRKIVLYHNFFRTKVRPTASNMLLMSWHPLAARQAQNYAERCVFLQHNDAAENTVPYLGSCGQNLFVASRKTPWFFAIKNWFLEYQNFTYGAPIRNLKAVGHYTQMVWATSHKVGCGVAHCPGGPWGTFYNYVCHYCPAGNVETIIQYPYKIGPQCGDCTESCVSDALCTNSCPVKDYFSNCNDLVRVANVCPQGTCNATCTCGNQRLHKNYPW, encoded by the exons atgATGCCttggaaattaatattttggttCGGTTTGTTcatctttttaaattctattgcAATGTTACAAAGCGTAAGAACTTGGAGCGATAaac aACTCTTCCCTTCGAATAAAATTCCGGAAGATGGCTTGAGTACTCGTAGATCGGTGGTGCGAAGAAAAATAGTACtctatcataatttttttcgaaCCAAAGTTAGACCAACTGCTTCCAACATGCTGTTAATG TCGTGGCATCCACTAGCTGCTCGTCAAGCTCAAAATTACGCAGAGAGATGCGTTTTCTTACAACACAATGACGCGGCTGAAAACACTGTGCCCTATTTAGGTTCATGCGGACAAAATCTTTTCGTTGCTTCACGGAAGACTCCATG gtTCTTCGCaataaaaaattggttttTGGAGTATCAAAATTTCACATATGGGGCTCCGATAAGAAACCTTAAGGCAGTAGGACATTACACACAGATGGTTTGGGCGACTTCGCATAAAGTCGGTTGCGGTGTTGCACATTGCCCAGGAGGTCCTTGGGGTACCTTCTACAATTACGTTTGTCATTATTGCCCGGC TGGCAACGTGGAAACCATAATTCAGTATCCATACAAGATCGGCCCTCAATGCGGTGACTGCACTGAAAGTTGCGTGTCTGATGCACTTTGTACCAACTCTTGCCCAGTTAAAGACTATTTCTCCAACTGTAATGATCTTGTAAGAGTTGCTAATGTCTGTCCACAAGGTACTTGTAATGCAACATGCACTTGTGGGAACCAAAGGTTACACAAGAATTATCCTTGGTAG
- the LOC125056389 gene encoding dynein axonemal assembly factor 6 isoform X2: MRAPEPEILQGDDLSSTGYEITSTRNSISTMKEVTKTPKTIEEYEALEAEEADQLSKVGAGIPDKKTPSYTMNYQQSVSAEDVFLQIGPKTPSTASCENLIVRVKMPGDKKENVDLSVDATSVTVTSSQFHLKLPLPHAINPDTSKANWDTTEETLVLTLKLDREFDFVNF; encoded by the exons ATGAGAGCTCCAGAACCAGAAATACTACAAGGAGATGATCTTTCTTCAACAG GTTATGAAATAACTTCAACCAGAAATAGTATTTCCACTATGAAAGAGGTTACAAAAACCccaaaaacaattgaagaaTATGAGGCTCTTGAGGCTGAAGAAGCTGATCAATTATCAAAAGTTGGAGCTGGTATTCCAGATAAGAAAACTCCATCGTATACTATGAATTATCAGCAGTCTGTTAGTGCGGAAGATGTTTTTCTCCAG ATTGGTCCCAAAACACCATCGACGGCTAGCTGTGAAAACCTCATTGTGAGGGTCAAAATGCCCggtgataaaaaagaaaatgtagaTCTTAGCGTTGATGCAACGAGCGTTACTGTCACTTCATCTCAATTTCATCTGAAGCTGCCCTTACCTCATGCGATCAACCCTGACACGTCAAAAGCCAACTGGGATACAACAGAAGAAACCTTGGTTCTTACTTTGAAACTGGATAGGGAATTTGATTTTGTgaacttctaa